In Acidobacteriota bacterium, the DNA window CAGGGATCGAGCCGCAACGGCCGCGATTCGAATCCGAAGAACCTGGGCGTCAAGATCTACGGCGGCCAGGCCATCAAGAGCGGGCAGATCATCCTGCGCCAGCGGGGAACCCCCTTCAAAGCGGGTGAGAACGTTGGCCGTGGCAACGACGACACGCTGTTCGCCATGGCCCCTGGAACCGTCGAATTCCAGGATCGTGGGCGCCACGGCAAGGTCGTGCACGTCCGCCTTGGCGAGTAGCGGGTCGCTGAAATAGCGCTTCGCGTATGATTTCAGCAACGCCGCTACTCCGTTCTTCTCAGGGGGCCGGGCGCCCCCTCGCCCTGCGGGCTCACCCCGTCCATGGCGGCTCCGCC includes these proteins:
- the rpmA gene encoding 50S ribosomal protein L27 — protein: MAHKKGQGSSRNGRDSNPKNLGVKIYGGQAIKSGQIILRQRGTPFKAGENVGRGNDDTLFAMAPGTVEFQDRGRHGKVVHVRLGE